The Watersipora subatra chromosome 1, tzWatSuba1.1, whole genome shotgun sequence genome has a window encoding:
- the LOC137399417 gene encoding uncharacterized protein, translated as MYICSRAFAPVARNVVARTASRPMVVSTANFHTSPLRQDIDQAAKYIGAGAATVGVAGSGAGIGTVFGNLVIGYARNPGCKQQLFTFAILGFALSEAMGLFCLMMAFLMLFAF; from the exons ATGTATATCTGCTCAAGAGCATTTGCGCCTGTTGCCAGAAATGTG GTTGCAAGGACAGCATCCCGGCCCATGGTAGTCAGCACAGCAAATTTCCACACAAGTCCTCTGAGACAAGATATTGATCAGGCTGCCAAGTATATAGGGGCAGGAGCTGCCACTGTAGGAGTTGCAGGATCAG GTGCTGGCATTGGAACAGTCTTCGGCAACCTAGTAATTGGATATGCTAGAAATCCCGGATGCAAACAGCAACTATTCACATTCGCTATCCTCGGCTTTGCTTTATCAGAAGCTATGGGTCTTTTCTGTCTCATGATGGCATTCCTCATGTTGTTTGCTTTTTAG
- the LOC137398377 gene encoding twinfilin-2-like: MSHQTGITADEELQSFFGQHKQDHRLIKVSIKEEKLVLADSATPQGTWEDDYDAMVLPALEEKQPCYILYRLDSMNELGYEWIFLAYSPDFAPVREKMLYAATRATVKKTFGGGQIREEVFGTVPTDVSFSGYKAHVVAQSAAAPLTFAEEELKLVKETETNHHINVNSKHQTVQGVAFPISDEVLNSVERLRQGAVNYVQIRIDLENETIELDNCEDTDAESLNSRFPTDHARYHLFLYQHSHEGDYLQSLVFLYSNPEYKCPIKERMLYSSCKSTLLDALESQMHLEITKKLEVSVGSDIVNDQYLYDEVHPPKNVAKRAFDKPKGPTRKGPKRLTKPAVNE; this comes from the exons ATGTCGCATCAAACTGGAATAACAG CGGATGAAGAATTGCAGTCATTCTTTGGTCAACACAAGCAAGATCACAGATTGATCAAGGTTTCTATTAAGGAAG AAAAACTTGTGCTGGCAGACTCTGCTACACCACAAGGCACATGGGAAGATG ATTATGATGCTATGGTATTACCAGCTCTGGAGGAGAAACAGCCCTGCTACATCTTATACAGATTGGACAGCATGAATGAATTGGGATATGAGTGGATATTCTTGGCATATTCTCCTGATTTTGCGCCT GTGAGAGAGAAAATGCTGTATGCAGCCACAAGGGCTACAGTCAAAAAAACTTTTGGTGGAGGTCAGATTCGAGAAGAAGTTTTTGGCACAGTCCCT ACAGATGTGTCATTCTCAGGCTACAAGGCACATGTCGTGGCACAGTCAGCTGCCGCTCCTCTTACTTTTGCTGAAGAAGAATTGAAACTAGTAAAGGAAACTGAAACAAACCATCATATCAATGTAAACAGCAAGCATCAAACAGTGCAGGGAGTTGCCTTTCCTATCTCAGATGAAGTTCTCAACAGTGTGGAGCGGTTAAGACAAGGAGCCGTCAATTATGTGCAAATT AGGATAGACTTGGAGAATGAGACAATAGAATTAGACAACTGTGAGGATACAGATGCCGAGTCACTCAACTCAAGGTTTCCTACAGACCATGCAAGGTACCATCTGTTCCTATACCAACATTCACACGAAGGAGACTACTTGCAGTCATTAG TCTTCCTATATAGCAACCCAGAGTATAAATGCCCTATAAAGGAGCGAATGTTGTATTCAAGCTGCAAGTCAACTTTACTGGATGCTCTTGAAAGTCAAATGCACCTggaaataacaaaaaag TTGGAGGTATCAGTTGGAAGTGATATAGTGAATGATCAATATCTCTATGACGAGGTTCACCCTCCCAAAAATGTAGCTAAACGAGCTTTTGACAAGCCCAAGGGCCCAACAAGGAAGGGACCGAAGAGACTTACAAAACCAGCCGTAAATGAATAA